Genomic window (Paraburkholderia phenazinium):
GGCGCGAAGGAAGCCTGCCGCGACTCGCTATACGAGCGGCGCCAGACCCTGCTGGAAGCGTCACGTCCGGCGCTGATCTTTATTCCGGGCCAGCACGACTGGACCGATTGCGGCACGACTGAGGCGGGTGGGTTCGATCCGGTCGAACGGCTCGACCAGTTGCGCCAGACAGTGTTCGCGGACGCCTCCTCGATGGGGCAGAACCCGCTCGCGCTCACACGCGAGAGCGAAGTCTCGCGCTTTCGGCCCTATCGCGAGAACGTGCGCTGGCAACTCGGCGACACGGTATTCATCGGCCTGAACGCGCCCGATCCGAACAATCACTATCTGACCGCCGGCGGGCGCAATGGCGAGTTCGAAGATCGTGTAGTCGCCAATGCATTCTGGCTGGAGCACGCGGCCGAATATGCGAAACGGCGTGATGCGCGTGCGATCGTGGTGTTCATTCAAGGTGATCTGGACCCCGAACGATATGAGCGGCCGGACCGTTTCGCCTGGTTGCGCTTCGCCCGCAACTCGCATCGCGACGGCTTTCTGGAACTCAAGCGCAGCCTCGTCAAGGCGGCCGAGATTTTCCGCGGGCCTGTCCTGCTGATCCATTGCGACGACCAGCGCGCAGCCGGCGGCTTTGTGATCGACCAGCCGTTACGCAACGACAAAGGGGAGGTGGTGACGAATCTCACGCGCATCGCCATTGCGCCGCGTAACCGTCTTGACCAGTGGATTCAGATTGAAGCCGATATGGCGCGCCGACCGCCGTTCCGCGTGAGTGTGCGCGACGTGCCGAAAAACCTGCCGCTGCTGCCGGTTCAGTCCACACAGGTGGCACCGGCGGTGCAGCCCGCGCCGCCGGCCGACGAGACCGCGCCCGTCTTGCCCACACCGCCCGCGCTGAATCAGTCGTTGAACCCGGCGTCGAATCTGCCGCCGCTGCTGCCCAGTTCGCCGCCATCGGAGCAGCCTGGTCCGCCGCTTCAAGGCGGCGAGGCGCCGGCCATGAATGGCGCACCCGGCATGCCCGGCACACCCAGCGCGCCCACCAGTCCGGGCGCCCCAGGCATGGCCGCCAGCTCAGTGCAGCGTGGGCCCTGACGGCTCTTCGTCGCCTTCGTCGTCATCCTCGTCGAGTACTTCCAGGCCATCCGCGCCGTGGGCGTGCTCGTGCTGGATTTCGTCTTCGGTTGCAGGGCGCACGTCCTTGACCGTCAGCGCAAAACGCAGCGCCATGCCGGCGAGCGGATGGTTGCCGTCGAGCACCACCTTGTCTTCCGCGACGTCGGTCACGACGTAGACCAGCGAGTCGATATCCTCGTCACCTTCTTCCGGCGTGCCTTCGAATTGCATACCGACTTCGAGCGGTTCGGGGAAGCGATTGCGCGGCTCGATCTTCACCAGATCGGGATCGTATTCGCCAAACGCGTCTTGCGGCTCCAGCTGGATCTGGGTCTCGAAACCAGCCTCATGGCCGTCGAGCTCTTCCTCGATCTTGGGGAACGTGCCATCATAGCCGCCGTGCAGATAGACCATCGGCTCGTCGCTTTCTTCAATCAGGTTGCCCTGCGCATCCGACAGCTTGTAAGCGACCGACACGACGGTGTTCTTTGCAATTTTCATTCGATTCTCCAGAATACAACTCACATTATACGATGCCCAAGCGGCCCCTTGACCACCCGGCGCACGCAGCTTCTACGCGGATTTCTTCGCCGGTTCTGCCGCCCTCGCCCGACGTGCCGACGCCGCTGCTCGGCAATCTCACTCCGTCGCAATTCATGCGCCGGTACTGGCAAAAGAAGCCGCTGCTGATCCGTCAGGCGATCCCGAACGTCGCCGCGCCGCTCTCGCGCGACGAGCTATTCGAGCTGGCCGATCAGGACGAAGTGGAAGCCCGTCTGATCACGCACTTTCGCAACAAATGGCAACTGGAACACGGCCCGTTTGCGGCTGACGAATTGCCTTCGCTCAAGCAGCGCGCATGGACCCTGCTGGTCCAGGGTGTCGACCTGCATGACGACCGCGCCCGCGCCCTGCTCGACCGCTTCCGCTTCGTGCCGGACGCGCGCCTCGACGACCTGATGATTTCGTATGCAAGCGACGGCGGCGGGGTCGGCCCGCACTTCGATTCGTACGACGTATTCCTGCTGCAGGTGCACGGCAAGCGTCGCTGGCGAATCAGCGCGCAGCGCGATCTGTCGTTGCGTCCCGGCGTGCCCTTGAAAGTTTTACAAAACTTCGAGCCGGAAGAGGAATGGGTGCTCGAACCGGGCGACATGCTGTATCTGCCGCCACACATCGCCCATGACGGCGTGGCCGAGGGCGAGTGCATGACCTGCTCGATCGGCTTTCGTGCGCCCTCCTCGAGCGAGCTTACCGCGCAGTTTCTGTATCATCTCGCCGAGCGCGGAGAAAGCGACGACCGCGAGGAGCGCGCGCCGAAGCTGTACCGCGACCCGCAGCAGCCCGCCGTGGCCCATCCGGCCGAGCTTCCTGCCGCGCTGGTCGAACGGGTGGGCGCGATCCTTGCTCAGGTCAGATGGAACGAGAAGGACATCGCGTCCTTCCTCGGCGCCTATCTGAGCGAACCGAAGCCGAGCGTCGTCTTCGATCCGCCCGAACAGCCGCTTAACGAAGCGCGTTTTATTCAACGCGCTTCAAACTTCGGTCTTCGACTCGACCGGAAGTCGGTTTTGCTGTACAACAGCCGCTTTTTCTTCTTGAATGGAGAAGAAAATCGGCTCGCAGGTCTGAAAAAGTGGTTGATTGAATTCGCTGATAGCCGGTGTCTGAGTGCGAAACGCTTTGTAACACTCTCAGACGATTCATCGGTGACAGCATTGCTGCACGAGTGGTATCGTGCGGGCTGGATACAAGTGGACGAGCCTGTCTAAGCTTCGTCTGCCTGTTATGAAGTACTGTGAAATTTTGTATGAGAAAGACAACGTATTGACCCCGGATTTGTCGACGGTCGATACGAAAGTGCATATAATTTCCGCCCAAGCCGTAGGGAAGATTCACGCTCTTGTGAAGTGCGTCTCCACCAGCGGCCCAGGTCGGTGTTGGAGCACATTACCGGTATTATTTTGCGCTGTTGCTTACCTTTAACCATAAAAGGACGTGATCATGAAGAAATCCCTCCTCGTAGCATCCCTGTTGGCAGCTGTGGCACTGGCTGCATGCAACAAGAGCAGCGACCAAGCAGCTGCCCCGGCTAGCGATGCATCGGCTGCTTCGGCACCTGCTGCTGCTTCGGATGCAGGCGCTGCTGCTTCGAGCGCTGCTGCTGCGAGCGACGCTGCTGCTTCGGCTACTACCGCTGCTTCGGACGCAGGCGCTGCAGCTTCGGATGCTGCTGCTTCGGCTGCTGCTCCGGCTTCGGGCGCAAGCCAGTAAGCTGTCGTACAGGGTTCGCCTCTGGGCGAAAACTGCACCGGCGGATCAACCCGATCTGCTGGTGCAGTAAAGCAAAACGCCACGGATTCACATCCGTGGCGTTTTGCCTTTCTGAGGCCCTTTCTGAAGCCGGTTCTTTCTAAGTCCGATTCTGTCTGAGGCCGATTATTACAGACTGATTATTGCAAGCCAGCTCTTTCAGTTCAGTTGATTCAGGTCAGCGTTTTCGCGCCGACCTTCTTAACCTGACACATTCCCTTCAATCTGATTTTCAATCCGCAGACGGCGCCGTCCGCTCTTCGAAGAACTCGCGCACCACGTCGATCTCCCGGGTCCGCTTGAAAGGCGGCAGGCTCTGCCATATACGGCGCCCATAGGGTTTGTCGACAAGGCGCGTGTCGCAGATCATCAGCACACCGCGATCGGTCTCTGCGCGAATCAGACGCCCTGCGCCCTGCTTGAGCGTAATCACCGCCTGCGGCAACTGGTGAACCGCAAAAGGGCTCAAGCCCTTCTTGGTCAATGCATCGAGCCGGGCGGCCAGCACCGGGTCGTCGGGCGGCGCAAACGGCAGCTTGTCGATCACCACGAGCGACAGCGCGTCGCCACGCACGTCCACGCCTTCCCAGAAGCTCTGGCTGCCCACCAGGATAGCGTTGCCATAGGAGCGGAAACGATCCAGCAATTCCGTGCGGCTCGCGTCGCCCTGCACCAGCAGCGGGTAATTCCAGCCGCGCTTCTCGATCGTATCGCGTAGCTTCGTCGCGATCTTGTCGACGGCGCGCAAGGTCGTGCAGAGCATGAACACGCCGCCGCCCGACGCCTCGATAGCCGGCAACGCGGCTTCGAACACCGCGTCGGTGAACATCGGCGAGGACGGCTGCGGCAGATTGCGCGGCACGTACAGCAGACCCTGAGTCGGATAGTCGAAGGGGCTCGGCAGCGTCATCGAGCGGCGCGCGTTCAGGCCCATCTGCGCCGCATAGTGCGTGAAATCGCCGCGCACCGAGAGCGTCGCCGACGTGAAGATCCACGCGCGCGGCACGCCGGCGCGCTGCTTGGCGAAGATCGGCGCCACCGACAGCGGCGTTTCGTGCAACTGCACGGTATGCGCGAACACTTCGATCCAGCGCACCTTTTCGTTCGGATCGGCTGCGGCGGCCTTGGCGTCTGTGGCACCCGCAGCGGCGTCGCGTTCGGTTTCCGTAGGCGGCGTGGTCCAGCCCGCCAGGATGCCCTGCAACTCGCGGGCGCGCCGCAGACAGGCGCCAATCGACTCGGCGCGCTCCGCCTGGCTCGACAGCGCATCGGCGAGCGCGGTCAGTTCCGTCTCAAGCGTTTCGAGCGCGGGGAACAGCGGATGATCGTCGGGCAACTGGCCGATCGAGAGCCGCACCGAGTCCTCCCTGAAAGCCAGGCGCACGTCGCGCGCCGAGCGTTCGAGCGCCGCGCCGAGCTTCACCCAGTCGACCACCTCACGCGCATGGCCGAGACCCTCGGCTACCGAATCGCGGGCGAGTTCGAGAAACTGCGCGGTGGAGAGCGTCTCGCCGAAGAACAGCGTGGCGGTTTCCGGCAATTGATGCGCTTCGTCGAAGACGATGGTATTGGCGGTGGGCAGCAGTTCGGCCATGCCCGTGTCGCGCAACATGATGTCCGCGAAAAACAGGTGGTGGTTGACCACCACGATGTCAGCCTGCTGCGCCTCGCGACGCGCCTGCATCACGAAGCACTCCTTGTAGTGCGGGCACTCCTGGCCGAGGCAGTTTTCACGGGTCGAGGTCACCATCGACCAGACCGCGGCCGTCTCCGGCACGCTCGCGAGCTCGGCCTTGTCGCCGGTGCGCGTGATCTTCGCGAAGCGGATGATGTCCTGCAGATACGAGGTTTCCTGGCGCGACGGCAAGCGGCCGTTGTCCGCCGTACGCTGCAGATAGTAGTGGCACAGATAGTTCGCGCGACCCTTGAGCATCGCCACCGTGACCGGCACGGCCAGCGCATCGCGCACAGTCGGGATATCGCGCTGGAACAACTGGTCCTGCAAGTGCTTGGTGCCGGTCGAGACGATCACCTTGCCGCCCCACAGCATGGCCGGCACGAGGTACGCGTAGGTCTTGCCGGTGCCCGTCCCTGCCTCCACGATCAATGTGTTCTCGCTGCCGTCGAGGCCGCCTTC
Coding sequences:
- a CDS encoding cupin domain-containing protein; this encodes MPKRPLDHPAHAASTRISSPVLPPSPDVPTPLLGNLTPSQFMRRYWQKKPLLIRQAIPNVAAPLSRDELFELADQDEVEARLITHFRNKWQLEHGPFAADELPSLKQRAWTLLVQGVDLHDDRARALLDRFRFVPDARLDDLMISYASDGGGVGPHFDSYDVFLLQVHGKRRWRISAQRDLSLRPGVPLKVLQNFEPEEEWVLEPGDMLYLPPHIAHDGVAEGECMTCSIGFRAPSSSELTAQFLYHLAERGESDDREERAPKLYRDPQQPAVAHPAELPAALVERVGAILAQVRWNEKDIASFLGAYLSEPKPSVVFDPPEQPLNEARFIQRASNFGLRLDRKSVLLYNSRFFFLNGEENRLAGLKKWLIEFADSRCLSAKRFVTLSDDSSVTALLHEWYRAGWIQVDEPV
- a CDS encoding ATP-dependent DNA helicase, which encodes MNSPLVTSSRSSSDDEAPAREPRAAGNALASSLNPRRKTELDDIFAADGLLARQIDGYRSRASQIEMARAVAAAMEASGRAMPEPAMFEAQKRPARRLQAPTGDAQAAAASDTATSDAEGGLDGSENTLIVEAGTGTGKTYAYLVPAMLWGGKVIVSTGTKHLQDQLFQRDIPTVRDALAVPVTVAMLKGRANYLCHYYLQRTADNGRLPSRQETSYLQDIIRFAKITRTGDKAELASVPETAAVWSMVTSTRENCLGQECPHYKECFVMQARREAQQADIVVVNHHLFFADIMLRDTGMAELLPTANTIVFDEAHQLPETATLFFGETLSTAQFLELARDSVAEGLGHAREVVDWVKLGAALERSARDVRLAFREDSVRLSIGQLPDDHPLFPALETLETELTALADALSSQAERAESIGACLRRARELQGILAGWTTPPTETERDAAAGATDAKAAAADPNEKVRWIEVFAHTVQLHETPLSVAPIFAKQRAGVPRAWIFTSATLSVRGDFTHYAAQMGLNARRSMTLPSPFDYPTQGLLYVPRNLPQPSSPMFTDAVFEAALPAIEASGGGVFMLCTTLRAVDKIATKLRDTIEKRGWNYPLLVQGDASRTELLDRFRSYGNAILVGSQSFWEGVDVRGDALSLVVIDKLPFAPPDDPVLAARLDALTKKGLSPFAVHQLPQAVITLKQGAGRLIRAETDRGVLMICDTRLVDKPYGRRIWQSLPPFKRTREIDVVREFFEERTAPSAD
- a CDS encoding FKBP-type peptidyl-prolyl cis-trans isomerase, with translation MKIAKNTVVSVAYKLSDAQGNLIEESDEPMVYLHGGYDGTFPKIEEELDGHEAGFETQIQLEPQDAFGEYDPDLVKIEPRNRFPEPLEVGMQFEGTPEEGDEDIDSLVYVVTDVAEDKVVLDGNHPLAGMALRFALTVKDVRPATEDEIQHEHAHGADGLEVLDEDDDEGDEEPSGPTLH